A genomic region of Populus nigra chromosome 11, ddPopNigr1.1, whole genome shotgun sequence contains the following coding sequences:
- the LOC133668219 gene encoding 5-methyltetrahydropteroyltriglutamate--homocysteine methyltransferase 1, whose protein sequence is MASHIVGYPRMGPKRELKFALESFWDGKSSAEDLQKVAADLRESIWKQMADTGIKYIPSNTFSYYDQMLDTTAMLGAVPPRYGWNGGEIGFDVYFSMARGNASVPAMEMTKWFDTNYHFIVPELGPDVKFSYASHKAVTEYKEAKALGVDTVPVLIGPVSYLLLSKPAKGVEKSFSLLSLLGKILPIYKEVISELKEAGASWIQFDEPTLVMDLESHKLQAFTGAYSALESTLSGLNVLIETYFADIPAEQYKTLTSLKGVTAFGFDLVRGTKTLDLIKGDFPKGKYLFAGVVDGRNIWANDLAASFSTLETLEGIVGKDKLVVSTSCSLLHTAVDLVNETKLDKEIKSWLAFAAQKVVEVNALAKALAGQKDEEIFSANAAALASRKSSPRVNNEAVQKAAAALKGSDHRRATNVSARLDAQQKKLNLPILPTTTIGSFPQTMELRKVRREYKAKKVSEDDYVKAIKEEIRKVVKLQEEFDIDVLVHGEPERNDMVEYFGEQLSGFAFSANGWVQSYGSRCVKPPIIYGDVSRPKSMTVFWSTLAQSMTARPMKGMLTGPVTILNWSFVRNDQPRYETCYQIALAIKDEVEDLEKNGITVIQIDEAALREGLPLRKSEQAFYLDWAVHSFRITNCGVQDTTQIHTHMCYSNFNDIIQSIIDMDADVITIENSRSDEKLLSVFREGVKYGAGIGPGVYDIHSPRIPSTEEIADRINKMLAVLETNILWVNPDCGLKTRKYTEVKPALKNMVDAAKLLRTQLASAK, encoded by the exons ATGGCATCACACATTGTTGGATATCCTCGTATGGGCCCCAAGAGAGAGCTCAAGTTTGCACTGGAATCTTTCTGGGATGGGAAGAGCAGTGCTGAGGATTTGCAAAAGGTTGCAGCTGATCTCAGGGAATCCATCTGGAAGCAGATGGCTGATACTGGGATCAAATACATCCCGAGCAACACCTTCTCTTACTATGACCAGATGCTCGACACCACCGCAATGCTCGGTGCAGTTCCACCAAGATATGGCTGGAATGGTGGTGAGATTGGATTCGATGTTTATTTCTCCATGGCTAGAGGAAATGCCTCTGTTCCCGCCATGGAAATGACCAAGTGGTTTGACACCAACTA CCATTTCATTGTCCCCGAATTGGGTCCTGATGTCAAGTTCTCATATGCTTCTCACAAAGCAGTGACTGAATACAAGGAGGCTAAGGCA CTTGGAGTAGACACTGTACCAGTCCTTATTGGCCCAGTCTCCTACTTGTTGCTATCCAAACCTGCAAAGGGTGTAGAGAAAAGCTTTTCCCTCCTCTCCCTTCTCGGAAAAATCCTTCCAATCTACAA GGAGGTTATTTCAGAGCTTAAAGAAGCTGGTGCATCCTGGATTCAATTTGATGAGCCTACACTCGTGATGGATCTTGAATCTCACAAATTGCAAGCATTTACTGGGGCCTACTCTGCACTAGAGTCAACTCTATCTGGCTTGAATGTTCTTATCGAAACCTACTTTGCTGATATTCCTGCCGAGCAATACAAGACCCTCACCTCTTTGAAGGGTGTTACTGCATTTGGTTTTGATCTAGTTCGTGGAACCAAGACCCTTGACTTGATCAAGGGTGATTTCCCTAAGGGAAAATATCTCTTTGCTGGAGTGGTAGATGGAAGGAACATCTGGGCTAATGATCTTGCTGCTTCTTTCAGCACCCTCGAAACTCTTGAGGGCATTGTTGGAaaag ACAAGCTTGTAGTCTCCACTTCCTGCTCACTTCTCCACACTGCTGTTGATCTTGTCAATGAGACCAAGCTTGACAAGGAAATAAaatcatggcttgcatttgctGCTCAAAAAGTTGTTGAAGTAAATGCATTGGCCAAGGCTTTGGCCGGTCAAAAGGACGAG GAAATCTTCTCTGCTAATGCTGCTGCCCTGGCCTCAAGAAAGTCCTCCCCACGAGTCAACAATGAGGCTGTTCAAAAGGCT GCTgctgctttgaagggttctgatcaCCGCCGTGCTACAAATGTTAGTGCCAGACTTGATGCTCAGCAAAAGAAGCTTAACCTTCCCATCCTACCAACCACCACAATTGGGTCCTTCCCACAAACCATGGAACTAAGGAAAGTCCGCCGTGAATACAAAGCCAAAAA GGTATCTGAAGATGACTATGTTAAAGCCATCAAGGAGGAAATTAGAAAAGTTGTCAAACTTCAAGAGGAGTTTGATATTGATGTTTTGGTTCATGGAGAGCCTGAG AGAAACGATATGGTTGAATACTTCGGAGAGCAATTGTCAGGTTTTGCATTCTCTGCCAATGGTTGGGTGCAGTCTTATGGCTCTCGCTGTGTGAAGCCACCAATTATATATGGTGATGTGAGCCGCCCCAAGTCAATGACTGTCTTCTGGTCTACCTTGGCTCAGAGCATGACTGCCCGCCCAATGAAGGGAATGCTTACAGGCCCTGTCACCATTCTCAACTGGTCCTTCGTTCGAAATGATCAACCCAG ATATGAGACTTGCTACCAGATTGCTTTGGCCATTAAGGATGAAGTGGAGGATCTTGAGAAGAACGGTATCACTGTTATCCAAATTGACGAGGCTGCTTTGAGAGAGGGCTTGCCTCTTAGGAAGTCTGAGCAAGCTTTCTACTTGGACTGGGCAGTCCACTCCTTCAGGATCACCAACTGTGGCGTACAGGACACCACTCAG ATCCACACCCACATGTGCTACTCCAACTTCAATGACATTATCCAATCAATTATCGACATGGATGCTGATGTGATCACCATAGAGAACTCTCGCTCCGATGAAAAGCTTCTCTCAGTCTTCCGTGAGGGAGTGAAATATGGTGCTGGAATTGGCCCTGGTGTCTATGATATCCACTCTCCTAGAATACCATCAACCGAGGAGATTGCTGACAGAATTAACAAGATGCTTGCAGTGCTTGAGACAAACATCTTATGGGTTAACCCTGATTGTGGACTCAAGACTCGCAAGTACACCGAGGTGAAGCCAGCTCTCAAGAACATGGTTGATGCTGCCAAGCTCCTCCGCACCCAGCTTGCCAGTGCCAAGTGA